AAAGAAGGCCAAGGGAAAGAAGGTGGCTCCGGCCCCTGCTGTCGTGAAAAAGCAGGAGGCCAAGAAAGTGGTGAATCCCCTGTTTGAGAAAAGACCTAAGAATTTTGGCATTGGACAGGACATCCAGCCCAAAAGAGACCTCACCCGCTTTGTGAAATGGCCTCGCTATATCAGGTTGCAGCGGCAGAGAGCCATCCTCTATAAGCGGCTGAAAGTGCCTCCTGCTATTAACCAGTTCACCCAGGCCCTGGACCGCCAAACAGCTACTCAGCTGCTTAAGCTGGCCCACAAGTACAGACcagagacaaagcaagagaagaagcagaggcTGTTGGCCCGGGCCGAGAAGAAAGCTGCTGGCAAAGGGGATGTCCCCACTAAGAGACCACCTGTCCTTCGAGCAGGAGTTAACACCGTCACCACCTTGGTGGAGAACAAGAAAGCTCAGCTGGTGGTGATTGCACACGACGTGGATCCCATCGAGCTGGTTGTCTTCTTGCCTGCCCTGTGTCGTAAAATGGGGGTCCCTTACTGCATTATCAAGGGGAAGGCCAGACTGGGTCGTCTAGTCCACAGGAAGACCTGCACCACTGTCGCCTTCACACAGGTGAACTCGGAAGACAAAGGCGCTTTGGCTAAGCTGGTGGAAGCTATCAGGACCAATTACAACGACAGATACGATGAGATCCGCCGTCACTGGGGCGGCAACGTCCTGGGTCCCAAGTCTGTGGCTCGTATCGCCAAGCTTGAAAAGGCAAAGGCTAAAGAACTTGCCACTAAGCTGGGTTAAATGTACACTGTTGAGTTTTctgtacataattaaaatacaaattttccttcaaaaaaaaaaaaaaaaaaaaaaaaaaaaaaaaaaaaaaaaaaaaaaaagaaaaagacttataTTTTCCCAGATTAGTAGAAGCCACGGAAGGCAATGTGGTAGAAAGGGCATTAACATGAACATCAAAGAACCACATAACATTCTGCTGTGAGTGAGCCACGAGGTCCTGGGAAACTTCCAGTGATTCTAGGAAGTTGGACTAGATCAACGAGTGGTATATGAGTTTCTTTTAAGCCTGGGCTctttcagaatttgaaaaaaaaaaaaaaaaaaagttatcgaTCATCTCCTTCCATGATGTGAATGCCAGATAGATCCAGAGTTACGCTTTTCATGTCCAAGGATTGCTGGCCCCTTGAGCACCTCGTCTAGATAATCATGAAGTCATTCCAGACCTCAatattattctactttttaaaaacctattaagTACTTTTAAAGGCTAGCATGGAAAGTCGCTTCCGCATTCTACATTTGCTTCCTGAGTGAATCTCCTGCTCCAAGATGAAAAATAAGATTGTACCCCTAGCTTTAAACAGCTATGCTGCAAAGTTTGCTACCTTccgaaaacaagcaaacaaaaccaaaagaggGTGTACTGAGTGTTGTTCAATACAGTCCTCTTCTCTCCTGGAAATATGCTTTGTAAAGCAAATGCTCCTAAATTGGAGACACTAGATTATATTAAGGCAGGACAGCTCACTAGAGGAGGCACTACCTGCAGGTCACCTGCTGGACATCCAGATGCACCTAGTAAAGGGGCCAGAGAGGCTGAGGACAGCCACCAGCCCTTTCAAGCCAGAATAATCTCAGTATCTGCATATATTAGGCACTCGATATTTCTTGTTGGAAAAGGTATGGCCATGATATTGCAAGATGTaccttttttatttcctcctcttttccaGACCATAATATTGCTTGCAACTAGATTATTGTGA
The DNA window shown above is from Rhinopithecus roxellana isolate Shanxi Qingling chromosome 21, ASM756505v1, whole genome shotgun sequence and carries:
- the LOC115895484 gene encoding 60S ribosomal protein L7a — its product is MPKGKKAKGKKVAPAPAVVKKQEAKKVVNPLFEKRPKNFGIGQDIQPKRDLTRFVKWPRYIRLQRQRAILYKRLKVPPAINQFTQALDRQTATQLLKLAHKYRPETKQEKKQRLLARAEKKAAGKGDVPTKRPPVLRAGVNTVTTLVENKKAQLVVIAHDVDPIELVVFLPALCRKMGVPYCIIKGKARLGRLVHRKTCTTVAFTQVNSEDKGALAKLVEAIRTNYNDRYDEIRRHWGGNVLGPKSVARIAKLEKAKAKELATKLG